In one Candidatus Binatia bacterium genomic region, the following are encoded:
- the rimI gene encoding ribosomal protein S18-alanine N-acetyltransferase, whose protein sequence is MERLVEKPTEAAEAAGFSGSLAGVRFRPMNSSDLSEVIEIERASFAYPWSTNFFLQELKVNCARSLLAVVGDKPVGYVIYWMLQHEIDVHNLAVHPAYRRHGIGKALLEAVIEEARRQGASQVTLEVRKSNEAAQKLYQALGFSAKGVRTAYYSDDGEDALIMALELNDSV, encoded by the coding sequence GTGGAACGGCTGGTCGAAAAACCAACGGAGGCCGCTGAGGCCGCGGGATTTTCCGGCTCACTTGCCGGAGTCCGGTTCAGGCCGATGAACTCGTCAGATCTATCGGAGGTGATCGAGATCGAGCGCGCCTCGTTCGCCTATCCGTGGAGCACGAATTTTTTTCTCCAGGAGCTCAAAGTAAACTGCGCGCGGTCGCTTCTCGCGGTCGTCGGCGACAAGCCGGTCGGGTACGTCATTTACTGGATGCTCCAGCATGAAATCGACGTTCACAACCTGGCGGTGCATCCGGCATACCGCCGGCACGGGATAGGCAAGGCGTTGCTCGAGGCGGTCATCGAAGAAGCGCGCCGCCAGGGGGCGAGCCAGGTGACCTTGGAGGTAAGAAAATCCAACGAAGCGGCACAAAAGCTTTATCAGGCTCTGGGTTTTTCGGCCAAGGGTGTGCGCACAGCGTACTACTCCGACGACGGCGAGGACGCCCTGATCATGGCGTTGGAATTGAACGACTCGGTTTGA